One window of Uloborus diversus isolate 005 chromosome 3, Udiv.v.3.1, whole genome shotgun sequence genomic DNA carries:
- the LOC129218838 gene encoding uncharacterized protein LOC129218838: MIEDVHLYLRNLRGSAAYWRGALNELVAQIKCLGPPTYFVTFSCNDLHWTDMKKALLIVDDRSDEDPNDLDIISTQRLIEQYPVIVSRHFMVRVNALMKLILRNNKILGGKVNDFWWRVEFQNRGSPHLHMIIWIENHPSFETPEGILKLDEVLTCELPPVDDELYEIVKKCQIHHHTHTCEKNNSDTCRFNFPRKVCTETRIIAHTSDEFIRNGGRICLLKRRPKESYVNNYNKSLLLIWKGNMDIQPCGSNESIAYYVAKYISKSEPTQLNSSIAQAIQQIRRDETNISRKLFKICMRLMSERQVSACECVFRLCHLNLRDSARQCVFLNTRKTEQRYRVLKFNEAGDNTGLCANIFDRYEKRPLEHQNFNFANMTLMEFAMKFKPYYAKPQSKEFVEESIDIDVYNDNVPHKRKKKELITLMDNCKIEIRNVTAVVRVPYFVASTDPENFYYSLLLQYMPYRSEQELLEGFNSSKEAFLAREEALKRNSEQMEEYRERDRQLENAFNQAHAFEILDAEPLELQEDVDEEVLEQQIMDDIQFQNAVQAMNLRQKDIFKYITSSIQDQLGGSQHRERLFITGQAGTGKTFLFNLLKNQVNRCYAKPVVKVCALTGVAARLVGGSTLHNSLKLPVQKDGRIVEMPLLTGIFLQTMRRLWTDIEFFFIDEISMVPYEMLCMIDSRLRQLKNTDNFFGGLNILVFGDLMQLPPVRGRQIFQQPEHMIPATDLWKLFSLVELVDNMRQQGDMLFVDLLNALRIGELSAQHIAVLLERENSDMDGEFSIERALRIYPTNKQVDEHNNRVLQYFRSKNTSIYKIRAQDQLIDATKKLNENTSIDSIISKDINKTGGLPRELEIFVGAKVMLRANIDVTKGLVNGAIGFVKEIVWPYFRRAQVYAEDIPSVLINFGKDGIHKIEPKSIQFPALYSYGTAERRMLPLILSWASTVHKMQGSTVDYAVVYLGNKLFAEGQAYVSLSRVRSLAGLRIEELDCTKLTGKKPCNNDALVEMERMRRYSENDERIRNSTVKNA; this comes from the coding sequence ATGATCGAAGACGttcatttgtatttaagaaattTGAGAGGTTCTGCAGCCTATTGGAGAGGGGCTTTAAATGAACTCGTAGCCCAGATTAAATGTCTGGGGCCACCAACTTACTTTGTCACCTTCAGCTGTAATGATTTGCATTGGACTGACATGAAAAAGGCGTTGTTGATTGTCGACGATCGCTCCGACGAAGATCCAAATGACTTGGACATTATATCGACACAGCGCCTTATAGAACAATATCCAGTGATTGTTAGTCGTCATTTTATGGTCAGAGTAAATGCTCTCATGAAGTTAATCCTCCGCAACAATAAAATCTTGGGTGGCAAAGTAAATGACTTCTGGTGGCGCGTTGAGTTCCAAAATCGTGGCAGTCCCCATCTGCACATGATTATTTGGATTGAAAATCATCCTTCGTTCGAAACACCTGAAGGAATCCTAAAACTTGACGAAGTTCTGACCTGTGAATTACCCCCCGTTGACGATGAACTTTATGAGATCGTCAAAAAGTGCCAAATACATCATCATACGCATACGTGTGAGAAAAATAACTCTGATACCTGCCGATTCAACTTTCCCAGAAAAGTTTGCACTGAAACACGCATCATCGCTCATACATCAGATGAGTTCATTCGTAACGGTGGAAGAATTTGCCTCTTGAAACGCCGACCCAAAGAGAGTTATGTGAATAACTATAATAAGTCACTTCTTTTGATATGGAAGGGCAACATGGATATTCAACCATGTGGCTCCAATGAATCTATAGCATATTACGTCGCTAAGTACATATCCAAGTCCGAACCCACACAGTTAAATTCCAGCATTGCACAGGCGATTCAACAAATCCGCCGAGATGAGACAAATATTTCTcgcaaacttttcaaaatatgtatgcGTCTAATGAGTGAGCGACAAGTTTCGGCATGCGAGTGTGTTTTTAGACTCTGCCATTTAAATTTACGAGACAGTGCAAGACAATGTGTTTTCCTCAACACCAGAAAAACCGAGCAAAGATACAGAGTATTAAAATTCAACGAAGCGGGAGATAACACCGGACTGTGCGCAAACATCTTTGATAGATACGAAAAAAGACCTCTggagcatcaaaatttcaactttgcgAACATGACCTTGATGGAATTCGCCATGAAATTTAAACCATATTACGCGAAACCACAAAGCAAAGAATTTGTTGAGGAGAGTATTGACATTGACGTTTATAATGATAATGTTCcccataagagaaaaaaaaaagaattgattaCTTTGATGGACAattgtaaaatagaaataagaaaTGTAACTGCTGTTGTAAGAGTTCCATACTTCGTTGCCTCCACTGATCCGGAGAATTTTTACTATAGTCTTCTTCTGCAATACATGCCCTACCGCTCGGAGCAAGAACTACTTGAAGGATTTAATTCTTCAAAAGAAGCCTTTCTTGCTCGAGAAGAGGCTTTAAAAAGAAACAGCGAGCAAATGGAAGAATATCGAGAACGAGATAGACAACTGGAGAATGCCTTTAACCAAGCTCACGCATTCGAAATACTCGATGCAGAACCGCTTGAATTGCAGGAAGACGTTGACGAAGAAGTTTTGGAACAACAAATAATGGACgacattcaatttcaaaatgcAGTCCAAGCAATGAACTTGCGTCAAAAAGACATATTCAAGTACATTACATCAAGTATTCAAGACCAATTGGGTGGCAGCCAACACCGAGAAAGACTTTTCATCACTGGCCAAGCTGGCActggaaaaacatttcttttcaatctaCTGAAAAATCAAGTCAACCGATGTTACGCCAAGCCAGTAGTCAAAGTATGTGCTTTAACAGGTGTAGCTGCACGATTGGTTGGAGGATCCACATTACACAACTCGTTGAAATTACCAGTTCAAAAAGATGGTCGTATTGTGGAAATGCCTTTACTAACTGGAATATTTCTCCAAACTATGCGTCGACTTTGGACAGACATTGAATTCTTCTTCATTGATGAAATATCCATGGTACCGTACGAGATGCTATGCATGATTGACTCGCGTTTGAGGCAATTAAAGAACACTGACAATTTTTTTGGAGGCCTTAACATTCTAGTATTTGGTGATCTAATGCAGCTTCCACCTGTGAGAGGAAGACAAATATTCCAACAGCCCGAGCACATGATTCCTGCTACTGACTTatggaaacttttttctttggtaGAATTGGTGGACAATATGAGACAGCAAGGAGACATGTTGTTCGTTGACCTCTTAAATGCTCTTAGAATTGGTGAACTCTCGGCACAGCATATAGCTGTTTTACTTGAGAGAGAAAATTCTGATATGGATGGAGAGTTTTCCATTGAAAGAGCCTTAAGAATCTACCCAACTAACAAGCAGGTAGATGAACATAACAATCGAGTTCTCCAGTATTTCAGGAGCAAAAATACTAGTATCTACAAAATTCGTGCCCAAGATCAACTAATCGATGCAACAAAAAAACTCAACGAAAATACAAGTATCGATAGCATCATTTCAAAAGACATTAACAAGACCGGAGGTTTACCGCGAGAATTAGAAATTTTCGTAGGAGCTAAGGTTATGTTAAGAGCCAATATTGACGTCACCAAAGGTCTTGTTAATGGAGCTATAGGATTTGTAAAAGAGATTGTTTGGCCATATTTTCGCAGAGCTCAAGTGTATGCCGAGGacataccatctgttctcatcAATTTCGGTAAAGACGGCATACACAAAATCGAGCCGAAATCCATTCAATTTCCAGCTTTATACAGTTATGGAACTGCTGAAAGGCGAATGTTGCCGTTGATTTTGTCGTGGGCTTCAACTGTACATAAAATGCAGGGAAGTACTGTGGACTATGCAGTTGTCTATCTTGGAAATAAACTATTTGCTGAAGGACAAGCGTACGTAAGCTTGAGCAGAGTAAGATCTCTTGCTGGACTCCGGATAGAAGAGCTCGACTGCACAAAATTAACTGGCAAGAAGCCTTGCAATAATGATGCTCTTGTGGAAATGGAGAGAATGCGGAGGTACagtgaaaatgatgaaagaataCGAAATAGTACTGtcaaaaatgcttga